The Drosophila nasuta strain 15112-1781.00 chromosome 2L, ASM2355853v1, whole genome shotgun sequence genome window below encodes:
- the LOC132783448 gene encoding probable 26S proteasome non-ATPase regulatory subunit 3 gives MTKTQETHDLDMEVDPTAETLADEKKNQDLATVQEIREQIRQIEKSVASKESRFILRVLRNLPNTRRKLNSVVFRNLAQSIYPVGADREAVLALTPELEKDASELPDVVKKQVATKAPIAEVDAYFYLLLLVKLIDASDLKRAGTCADALMSKISVQNRRTLDLIGAKSYFYYSRVAELNNALEGIRAFLHARLRTATLRNDFEGQAVLLNCLLRNYLHYALYDQADKLVKKSVYPESASNNEWARFLYYLGRIKAAKLEYSDAHKHLVQALRKSPQHAAIGFRQTVQKLIIVVELLLGNIPERVVFRQSGLRQSLAPYFQLTQAVRLGNLKRFGDVVSQFGPKFQMDHTFTLIIRLRHNVIKTAIRSIGLSYSRISPKDIAKRLMLDSAEDAEFIVSKAIRDGVIEATLDPAQNYMRSKESTDIYSTREPQLAFHERISFCLNLHNQSVKAMRYPPKSYGKDLESAEERREREQQDLELAKEMAEDDEDGF, from the exons ATGACAAAAACGCAAGAGACACATGACCTCGACATGGAGGTGGATCCCACAGCCGAGACTTTAgcagatgaaaaaaaaaatcaagatCTTGCCACGGTCCAGGAAATCCGCGAGCAAATTCGTCAGATAGAAAAGTCAGTCGCTTCGAAGGAGTCGCG TTTTATTTTGCGTGTGCTGCGTAATTTGCCCAACACACGACGCAAACTAAACAGCGTCGTGTTCCGCAACCTGGCACAAAGTATTTATCCAGTTGGTGCCGATCGTGAGGCTGTTTTGGCGCTGACACCCGAGCTTGAAAAGGACGCCAGCGAATTGCCCGATGTGGTCAAGAAGCAAGTAGCAACTAAGGCACCAATTGCCGAGGTGGATGCCtacttttatttgttattgctggTCAAACTAATCGATGCCAGTGATTTAAAGCGTGCTGGAACTTGCGCCGACGCATTGATGTCCAAAATATCCGTACAGAATCGTCGCACTCTGGATCTGATAGGGGCCAAGTCGTATTTCTACTATTCACGTGTAGCAGAGCTCAACAACGCTCTGGAAGGCATCCGCGCCTTTCTCCACGCTCGTTTACGCACCGCAACTCTACGCAATGACTTCGAAGGTCAGGCTGTGCTATTGAACTGTCTGCTTCGCAATTACTTGCACTATGCCCTCTACGATCAAGCGGATAAGTTGGTAAAAAAGTCAGTGTACCCGGAGTCAGCCAGTAACAATGAATGGGCGCGTTTCCTATACTATTTAGGTCGCATAAAGGCGGCCAAGCTGGAGTACAGTGATGCACATAAGCATCTGGTGCAGGCCCTGCGCAAGTCGCCGCAACATGCAGCTATTGGTTTTCGCCAGACAGTGCAGAAGTTAATCATTGTTGTGGAACTGTTGCTGGGCAACATTCCGGAACGTGTTGTATTCCGGCAGTCTGGACTTCGTCAATCCTTGGCACCATACTTCCAACTAACACAGGCTGTGCGCTTGGGTAACTTGAAGCGATTCGGTGATGTTGTGTCGCAGTTTGGACCCAAGTTCCAAATGGATCACACCTTCACCTTGATCATACGTTTGCGTCACAATGTTATTAAGACCGCCATACGCTCGATTGGACTGTCGTATTCGCGTATTTCGCCAAAGGACATTGCGAAGCGTTTAATGCTCGACTCGGCAGAGGATGCAGAGTTTATTGTATCAAAGGCCATTCGTGATGGTGTGATTGAGGCGACTCTGGATCCGGCTCAGAACTATATGCGCAGCAAAGAGAGCACCGATATTTATAGTACTCGCGAACCTCAGTTGGCTTTTCATGAACGCATCTCATTTTGCCTGAATCTGCATAATCAGAGCGTTAAGGCTATGCGCTATCCTCCCAAGTCGTACGGAAAAGATTTAGAAAGTGCAGAGGAACGACGCGAGCGAGAGCAACAGGACTTGGAGCTAGCCAAGGAAATGGCCGAGGATGACGAGGATGGTTTCTAA
- the LOC132787724 gene encoding uncharacterized protein LOC132787724 has translation MEINTTSLLPYVLDLLGRNPDLRSTTEDLCDRVKDAVMEDVIRPFGSVQRAVEFSIELGMNIGLLSLEDNRVRLPFRPTASASVQGGSTLSPENSRKVMKGLPRTIKAARVRRIASVPGKAKKVRNATSLLVHPELRGPAGGRVKKLGVTSVKQRSVRARRQ, from the exons atggaaattaacACAACATCGTTGCTGCCATATGTTTTAGATCTGCTTGGTCGCAATCCTGACTTGC GCTCTACTACAGAGGATCTATGTGACCGTGTCAAGGATGCGGTCATGGAAGACGTGATAAGACCTTTTGGATCAGTACAGCGTGCAGTGGAATTCTCTATCGAACTGGGAATGAATATAGGACTTCTCTCGTTAGAAGATAATAGAGTGCGGCTACCATTCCGACCGACAGCGAGTGCTTCGGTCCAAGGGGGATCAACATTGTCGCCAGAAAACTCTCGCAAAGTTATGAAGGGTTTACCAAGAACG ATTAAGGCAGCTCGGGTTAGAAGGATTGCCAGTGTCCCAGGGAAAGCCAAAAAAGTGCGCAATGCGACAAGCCTCCTTGTCCACCCAGAACTGCGCGGTCCCGCAGGTGGACGGGTCAAAAAACTTGGCGTGACTTCGGTAAAACAACGAAGTGTTCGTGCCCGTAGACAATAA
- the LOC132783449 gene encoding calcium load-activated calcium channel: protein MWSDTFLIVFISICTAFLGEGLTWVLVYRTEKYQRLKTEVDKQSKKLERRKETHGDSLDKSVKKKIERYEEKLKNNNRDLSLVKMKSMFATGFAFTALLSMFNSIFDGRVVAQLPFTPISWIQGLSHRNLSGDDYTDCSFIFLYILCTMSIRQNIQKLLGFAPSRAASKQGGGLFGPTPGQFK, encoded by the exons ATGTGGTCAGACACCTTTTTAATCGtttttatatcaatatgcACAGCATTTTTGGGTGAAG GCCTTACCTGGGTGCTCGTATATCGCacagaaaaataccaaagactaAAGACTGAGGTGGACAAGCAGAGCAAGAAGC TGGAACGGCGAAAGGAGACGCATGGCGATTCCTTGGACAAGTCGGTGAAGAAGAAAATTGAACGTTATGAGGAGAAACTGAAGAACAACAATCGCGACTTGTCGCTGGTCAAGATGAAATCAATGTTTGCCACTGGATTCGCGTTCACCGCCTTGCTTAGCATGTTCAACAGCATTTTCGATGGGCGCGTCGTGGCCCAATTGCCGTTTACACCCATCTCCTGGATCCAAGGTCTTAGCCATCGTAATTTGTCTGGTGATGATTACACCGACTGTTCTTTCATCTTCCTTTATATCCTGTGCACTATGTCGATTCGTCAGAATATCCAAAAACTCTTGGGCTTCGCTCCATCGCGTGCAGCAAGTAAACAAGGCGGTGGACTCTTTGGTCCCACACCCGgtcaatttaaatag
- the LOC132783447 gene encoding LOW QUALITY PROTEIN: FAD-dependent oxidoreductase domain-containing protein 1 (The sequence of the model RefSeq protein was modified relative to this genomic sequence to represent the inferred CDS: deleted 2 bases in 2 codons; substituted 1 base at 1 genomic stop codon) has protein sequence MLRCRHLMSRLQVPFHRAYATSDKSNGGVNESEGKEDSHPIRRTFRLLGNDMRKIKEFFVPQEQELTANXSTKKGPVKKLGKFGGDKGNLDEFQTHCDVLIIGGGAIGSSIAFWLKQKARDGLNVVVVEKDETYAKSGVHVSTGSLCQQFSLPENIQMSLFGAEFMRKANEHFGSDIPLHYTPHGQLVLAQESDAVALQQSSQLQNELGARNQLLTPDRLQTRFPWLNTQNVALGCLSLEGEGWFDSWALLTNLRRAACGYGAHIVHGQVTGFQYQSQSDIIVTGDTSGTAESNYQSLDKVLVQMPDGTERTIKFALCVIAAGSDSGQVARLAHIGQGAGILQVPLPIDARQRHTYVISTQEEKTHSMAMSMPMIVDTSGSFIRRQGLGGYYVYGINSASAADSSYFDLMIRPSLTKRIPAFEGATIEHCSSGSYAYNVYDENGILGAHPYYHNLYIATGFSGQGMQQSPAVGRAVSELIMDGQFRTLDLSRLSFDRLIVDKPMYEFNSLNSI, from the exons atgctGCGCTGTCGACATCTAATGAGTCGGCTACAGGTGCCATTTCATCGTGCCTATGCAACTAGCGACAAGTCCAATGGAGGCGTCAACGAATCGGAGGGAAAGGAGGATTCTCACCCCATAAGGCGAACTTTTCGATTGCTGGGCAATGATATGCGAAAGATTAAAGAGTTCTTTGTGCCACAGGAACAAGAG TTGACAGCCAATTAGAGTACAAAAAAAGGCCCAGTGAAAAAACTGGGTAAATTTGGCGGCGACAAAGGAAATCTCGATGAATTTCAAACGCATTGTGATGTCCTGATCATCGGAGGTGGCGCCATCGGAAGCTCCATTGCCTTTTGGCTCAAGCAAAAGGCGCGCGATGGTCTcaatgtggttgttgttgaaaaAGACGAGACG TATGCCAAGTCTGGCGTTCACGTGTCCACGGGATCATTGTGTCAACAA TTCTCTCTGCCGGAGAACATACAGATGTCGCTCTTCGGTGCCGAATTCATGCGCAAGGCCAACGAACACTTTGGCTCAGATATTCCACTACACTACACTCCACATGGTCAGCTGGTGCTCGCCCAGGAGTCCGATGCGGTTGCACTACAGCAATCCTCGCAGCTACAGAATGAGTTGGGTGCTCGCAATCAACTGCTGACTCCTGATCGTCTACAAACAAGATTTCCCTGGCTCAACACCCAAAACGTTGCACTCGGCTGCCTCAGCTTGGAGGGCGAAGGTTGGTTCGATTCGTGGGCGCTGCTCACCAATCTGCGGCGCGCAGCATGCGGTTATGGTGCCCACATTGTTCATGGCCAGGTGACAGGATTCCAGTACCAGAGTCAGTCTGACATTATTGTGACCGGCGACACCAGCGGCACTGCCGAGAGCAACTACCAAAGTTTGGACAAAGTTCTTGTTCAAATGCCAGATGGTACTGAACGCACAATTAAGTTTGCTCTCTGCGTCATTGCGGCTGGCAGCGACTCCGGCCAAGTTGCGCGGCTAGCGCACATTGGTCAAGGAGCTGGAATACTGCAGGTTCCACTACCAATTGACGCACGACAGCGTCACACTTATGTCATCAGCACGCAGGAGGAGAAAACACATTCAATGGCAATGTCAATGCCAATGATTGTCGACACCTCGGGTTCGTTCATTCGTCGTCAAGGATTGGGAGGTTACTATGTCTATGGCATCAATTCCGCGTCAGCAGCAGATTCCTCCTACTTTGATTTGATGATCAGACCGTCGCTCACAAAGCGAATTCCAGCATTTGAGGGTGCCACAATTGAACATTGCTCAAGCGGCAGTTACGCTTACAATGTATACGACGAGAACGGCATTTTAGGCGCACATCCATATTACCACAATCTGTATATTGCGACGGGATTCAGCGGCCAAGGTATGCAGCAGTCGCCAGCTGTGGGACGCGCCGTCTCCGAGCTTATCATGGATGGACAATTTCGCACTCTGGACTTGTCGCGACTCAGTTTCGATAGATTAATTGTGGACAAGCCGATGTATGAGTTCAAttctttaaattcaatttaa
- the LOC132786160 gene encoding anaphase-promoting complex subunit 11: MKVTIKSWTGVASWRWIANDENCGICRMSFESTCPECALPGDDCPLVWGVCSHCFHMHCIVKWLNLQPLNKQCPMCRQSWKFNIH; encoded by the coding sequence ATGAAAGTAACAATCAAGTCATGGACGGGAGTTGCATCTTGGCGTTGGATAGCAAATGATGAGAACTGTGGCATTTGTCGCATGTCCTTCGAGAGCACTTGCCCCGAGTGTGCGCTGCCCGGTGACGATTGCCCCCTGGTGTGGGGTGTCTGCTCCCATTGCTTTCACATGCATTGCATTGTCAAGTGGCTAAACTTGCAACCGTTGAACAAACAGTGTCCAATGTGCCGCCAAAGTTGGAAATTCAATAtacattaa
- the LOC132787711 gene encoding uncharacterized protein LOC132787711, translated as MCRCCQNCLEDLYWNCFEERFCYDESIANYNADDDEEYLASQKNGVIINRIQPTTTDNNNLLTVPQPICDQPVGRGGNSGLMSAKIHEEDYRRVTQTNVPMLGPEILAVFANSQIFQDHQPTKLNRISTKTYLAGVHSPNKEMPTTPRLSEQDRLLRRLEAGLQRDATDSTKPELEAIVPSATTEKRITFTLAPSDSSPEGSQTLTPEKFEPIAEVDKEEEKDDEVILRPRLIDRHPHLMPSVGGMSATSKRILRSAKSVPHMNVRDAVSETDIFAITGTGSQISMTPEVPSISFSNLPKNYEDTPTIEKYRVSQSLFSIQNANAARASQDDYSMPRYFRRSNILLTTQSTEILPGSTSLASLSTSASVASTSSSKDELRRPEQVKSKRLQMLRGNLPPLLIHSVSFKRNRDESRQVD; from the exons ATGTGCCGCTGTTGTCAGAA CTGCTTAGAAGATTTATACTGGAACTGCTTTGAGGAACGCTTTTGCTATGATGAATCGATCG CTAACTACAATGCAGACGATGATGAGGAATATCTGGCTTCACAGAAGAACGGCGTCATCATTAACCGAATCCAACCTACGActaccgacaacaacaatctgTTAACTGTGCCGCAGCCGATTTGCGACCAGCCCGTGGGGAGGGGTGGAAACTCTGGCCTGATGAG CGCCAAGATACATGAGGAGGATTATCGAAGGGTGACGCAAACGAATGTACCGATGCTCGGACCAGAGATACTGGCGGTGTTCGCCAACTCGCAAATCTTCCAGGATCACCAACCGACAAAGCTAAACCGTATCAGCACAAAGACTTACTTAGCTGGCGTCCACTCGCCCAACAAGGAGATGCCCACAACACCACGCCTCAGCGAGCAGGATCGCTTGCTGCGCCGTTTGGAAG CTGGTCTTCAGAGGGATGCCACCGACTCTACGAAGCCTGAACTTGAGGCTATTGTGCCTTCTGCTACAACGGAAAAACGAATCACATTCACATTAGCCCCCTCGGACTCGTCACCAGAGGGAAGTCAGACGTTGACCCCGGAAAAGTTCGAACCGATTGCCGAGGTAGATAAGGAAGAGGAGAAGGATGATGAGGTGATATTGCGACCTCGCCTTATTGATCGCCATCCACACTTGATGCCAAGCGTTGGCGGAATGTCAGCAACATCGAAGCGCATTCTTCGATCTGCGAAGAGCGTGCCCCACATGAACGTTAGGGATGCGGTCAGCGAAACTGATATATTCGCGATCACTGGAACTGGCAGCCAGATCAGTATGACGCCCGAGGTACCATCAATATCGTTTAGCAATCTGCCGAAGAACTACGAAGACACGCCGACAATTGAAAAGTATCGCGTCTCGCAGAGTCTCTTCTCCATTCAGAATGCGAATGCAGCTCGGGCTTCGCAGGATGATTATTCCATGCCGCGCTACTTCCGCAGATCTAACATTCTCTTGACGACACAAAGCACTGAAATTCTGCCCGGCTCCACTTCGCTCGCATCCTTATCCACATCAGCTTCAGTTGCCTCTACCTCTTCATCCAAGGACGAATTGCGTCGTCCCGAGCAGGTAAAGAGCAAGCGTCTGCAGATGTTGCGTGGCAACTTGCCACCACTTCTTATCCATTCAGTCTCCTTCAAGCGCAATCGGGACGAAAGCAGACAAGTCGATTAG
- the LOC132786149 gene encoding MPN domain-containing protein CG4751, translated as MMDNPEQQQRQQQLQLQQQNSLAGLPPLPKSLSAAATTIGPAVPGHGHGHGLGQSQTQVRSHTSSPSLQLQAVAPVVALTVAAGDLYLGPSTSTAAASRNRNYNGHGRHGSLSSTQESLSDRESVHSRASSTYSASGGNGAAQQHTPTNNASSTIDNQLAILRREMYGLRQLDLSLLSQLWALNESIQGFRVFLQEQDAISPPSRSRTPSDANSLSSDEDDGSYAPVAVPKLNAAPAVIAAALGSPAASGGLPTKLATGSTTSHASTSSTSGASGSSSAASSMGKHHQQQLQQQQLPHYHHHHHQRSAAPPAPPAQHKAHPQLPRILQQRMRHAPPPPPPTRPKGSGGGASSSSSNHSISSVTQQQQQQQQQLHQHQHAVGHHQRPV; from the coding sequence atgatgGATAACcctgagcaacaacaacgtcaacagcagctgcagctgcaacaacaaaactctTTAGCTGGTCTGCCACCACTGCCAAAAAGTCTCAGCGCTGCTGCAACCACAATCGGTCCTGCTGTTCcaggacatggacatggacatgggcTTGGACAGAGTCAGACTCAAGTACGTTCCCACACTTCGTCGCCGTCGTTGCAGCTGCAGGCAGTGGCGCCAGTGGTAGCCCTAACCGTGGCCGCTGGAGATCTCTATCTGGGACCATCCACCTCGACGGCGGCAGCATCGCGGAATCGCAACTACAATGGCCACGGGCGCCACGGCAGCCTAAGCTCCACGCAAGAGTCGTTGAGTGATCGCGAGAGCGTTCACAGTCGCGCCTCGTCCACCTACAGCGCTAGCGGAGGCAACGGTGCAGCTCAGCAGCACACACCAACGAACAACGCGTCCAGCACCATTGACAACCAGCTGGCCATATTGCGACGTGAAATGTATGGATTGCGTCAATTGGATTTGTCACTGTTATCGCAGCTCTGGGCGCTCAACGAGTCGATTCAGGGTTTTCGCGTATTTCTACAAGAGCAGGACGCCATCTCGCCCCCGTCGCGATCCCGCACGCCCTCCGATGCCAATTCGCTGTCGTCAGACGAGGACGATGGGTCCTATGCGCCAGTTGCGGTGCCCAAGCTTAATGCGGCGCCAGCCGTGATTGCGGCTGCTCTGGGATCGCCAGCGGCTAGCGGCGGTTTGCCGACCAAACTCGCGACGGGCTCAACGACATCGCACGCCTCGACAAGTTCAACATCGGGAGCATCCGGCTCTTCATCAGCAGCCTCTTCCATGGGCAAACACCATCAGCAACagttacagcagcagcagctgccccattatcatcatcatcatcatcagcgaTCAGCAGCGCCACCAGCACCGCCAGCTCAACACAAGGCACATCCTCAGCTGCCGCGAATCTTACAGCAACGCATGCGCCATGCGCCGCCTCCACCGCCTCCCACACGGCCCAAGGGTAGTGGTGGTGgagcgagcagcagcagcagcaaccacagcataAGCAGCgtgacacaacaacaacaacagcagcaacaacaattgcatcaacatcagcatgCAGTGGGACATCATCAAAGGCCTGTATGA
- the LOC132797646 gene encoding C-type lectin 37Db-like yields MATYLLIILITLGLSTSWTESKKCDHKCEKVELSVGIPKGHSQKQIFKKIGSKYYSIIDDPKTWYTAVHRCHAKGGQLISLTDSVTLAEIRKASKNINFWIDLNDFGEHGKFVSISSGEEASFLDWCQHETSANVTSGNCVNIDNINFPNPCLKLASCLDFNSYICESQIPRSISIYIE; encoded by the exons ATGGCTACTTATCTATTAATAATTCTTATTACTCTGGGATTATCAACGTCATGGACCGAATCAAAGA AGTGCGATCATAAATGTGAAAAGGTCGAGCTTAGTGTTGGAATACCAAAAGGACACAGTCAGAAAcagatatttaaaaaaattggaTCAAAGTATTATTCCATAATTGATGACCCAAAGACTTGGTACACCGCTGTTCATAGGTGCCACGCAAAAGGTGGTCAATTGATAAGTCTGACTGATAGTGTGACTCTGGCCGAAATAagaaaagcaagcaaaaatatcaatttctGGATAGATCTCAATGATTTTGGCGAGCACGGCAAGTTCGTTTCCATATCGAGTGGCGAGGAAGCCAGTTTCTTAGATTGGTGTCAACATGAAACAAGTGCAAACGTAACATCTGGAAACTGCGTGAATATTGACAATATTAATTTCCCAAACCCCTGTTTAAAACTAGCTTCCTGCCTTGATTTTAATAGTTACATTTGTGAATCTCAAATTCCGAgaagtatatctatatatatcgagtga
- the LOC132786141 gene encoding angiotensin-converting enzyme-related protein has product MDGHLVSLILVFAILLWLPFGQSDGSNSCSAFELQVRRFFDQENSKLRERYHAEYSAAYAYNTNVTEENRQAMIQVYADSARDNKLLAQAVKSGDYVKSSDASIRRQARMLQNLGADVLEASDYLELKNAISAMQSNYATTSVCSFANRSDCSLTLEPHIQERLSKSRDPAELAWYWREWYDKAGTPMRQNFGKYVRLTRKAAQLNGFRSYADYWVHFYEDADFERQLDDTYKALLPFYRQIHGYVRYRLRQHYGSDVVPAEGNIPMHLLGNMWAQSWNDVIDLFTPFPEKSFVDVTAEMNRQQYSVQKLFQLGDQFFQSLGMRALPPSFWNLSVLTRPNDREVVCHASAWDFYQDSDVRIKMCTEINTHYLYVVHHELGHIQYYLQYEQQPAVFRGAPNPGFHEAVGDVIALSVMSAKHLKSIGLITNGHWDEKSRINELFKQALSKIVFLPFGYTMDKYRYSVFRNELDESQWNCGFWQMRSEFGGVDPPFARNETDFDPPAKYHIDADVEYLRYFAAHIFQFQFHKALCRLADQYVPGDSRLTLDNCDIFGSKKAGEAFKKFLSAGNSRHWKQILEEFTGETEMNSAALLEYFDPLYQWLKQENRRLGVPLGWGDTNKISSNCCGPFST; this is encoded by the exons ATGGACGGACACCTGGTGTCATTAATACTCgtatttgccattttattGTGG CTGCCCTTTGGCCAGAGCGATGGTAGCAACAGCTGCTCAGCATTTGAACTCCAGGTGCGCCGCTTCTTCGATCAGGAGAACTCTAAGCTACGGGAACGATACCATGCGGAGTACTCAGCTGCGTACGCCTACAACACGAATGTGACCGAGGAGAACAGACAGGCCATGATTCAAGTGTATGCAGACAGTGCCAGGGACAACAAGCTGCTGGCCCAGGCTGTGAAGTCGGGCGATTATGTGAAGTCAAGTGATGCGAGCATACGTAGGCAGGCAAGGATGCTGCAGAATCTGGGTGCGGATGTGCTCGAGGCCAGCGATTATCTAGAGCTGAAGAATGCCATTAGCGCAATGCAGTCGAACTATGCCACTACCAGCGTCTGCTCCTTTGCCAATCGCAGTGATTGCTCTCTAACCCTGGAGCCACACATACAAGAACGCCTATCCAAAAGTCGTGATCCTGCTGAGCTGGCCTGGTATTGGCGTGAATGGTACGACAAGGCGGGTACGCCCATGCGCCAGAACTTTGGCAAGTATGTGCGTCTAACACGCAAGGCAGCGCAACTTAATG GCTTCCGTTCGTATGCCGATTACTGGGTGCACTTTTACGAAGATGCCGATTTTGAGCGTCAGCTGGATGACACCTACAAAGCATTGCTGCCATTCTACAGACAAATCCATGGTTATGTTCGCTATCGTTTGCGTCAGCATTATGGTTCTGATGTAGTGCCTGCCGAGGGTAACATTCCGATGCATCTGCTTGGCAACATGTGGGCACAGTCGTGGAACGATGTCATCGACTTATTTACACCATTCCCCGAGAAATCATTTGTCGATGTCACCGCGGAAATGAACAGGCAGCAGTACAGTGTGCAGAAATTATTCCAGTTGGGCGATCAGTTCTTTCAATCGCTCGGCATGCGAGCATTGCCCCCAAGTTTTTGGAACCTAAGTGTGCTCACTCGTCCCAATGATCGCGAGGTCGTTTGTCACGCCTCAGCCTGGGACTTTTATCAGGATAGTGATGTGCGTATCAAGATGTGTACCGAGATCAACACTCACTATTTGTATGTTGTCCACCATGAGCTTGGTCATATTCAATACTACTTGCAGTATGAGCAGCAGCCCGCTGTGTTTCGTGGAGCCCCAAATCCTGGCTTCCACGAAGCTGTCGGGGATGTCATAGCATTGTCTGTGATGTCCGCCAAACATCTGAAAAGCATTGGTCTCATCACCAATGGGCATTGGGATGAAAAGAGTCGCATCAATGAGCTGTTCAAGCAGGCGCTTTCAAAGATTGTTTTCCTGCCCTTTGGCTATACCATGGATAAGTATCGTTATTCTGTTTTCCGCAATGAACTCGATGAATCACAATGGAACTGTGGATTTTGGCAAATGCGCTCGGAGTTCGGTGGCGTCGATCCGCCATTTGCACGCAACGAGACCGACTTTGATCCACCGGCCAAATACCATATTGATGCCGATGTCGAATACTTGCGCTACTTTGCAGCCCACatattccaattccaatttcacAAGGCTTTGTGCCGTCTAGCCGATCAGTATGTGCCCGGCGACAGTCGCCTCACTTTGGATAACTGCGACATATTTGGCAGCAAGAAGGCTGGAGAAGCATTCAAGAAGTTTTTGTCAGCCGGCAATTCAAGGCATTGGAAGCAAATATTGGAGGAGTTCACGGGCGAAACCGAGATGAATTCTGCTGCGTTGCTGGAATATTTTGATCCGCTCTACCAATGGCTGAAGCAGGAAAACAGACGTCTTGGTGTTCCTCTGGGCTGGGGTGATACCAACA AGATCTCTTCGAATTGCTGTGGGCCGTTCAGTACTTAA